A genomic window from Lotus japonicus ecotype B-129 chromosome 1, LjGifu_v1.2 includes:
- the LOC130721208 gene encoding uncharacterized protein LOC130721208 — protein MVGKNKCYVVYRGRNAGIYKDWIDCQEQVVRFSGCAYEGFNNFEEAEAAWLKFSSAANREDDFEPMEPPPVVGLPEAEAWIAGGGPSSSNNIPFAALSLNDESMNDEFDVWDEVDVTGPEDYVVQFSLEALLVNVC, from the exons ATGGTTGGAAAGAACAAATGCTATGTTGTCTACAGAGGAAGGAATGCTGGGATTTACAAAGACTGGATTGACTGCCAGGAACAGGTTGTTCGTTTTAGTGGATGTGCGTATGAAGGTTTCAACAATTTCGAGGAAGCAGAAGCTGCGTGGTTAAAGTTTTCATCTGCTGCAAATAGAGAAGACGACTTCGAGCCAATGGAACCACCGCCGGTGGTAGGACTGCCAGAGGCTGAAGCGTGGATTGCAGGTGGGGGTCCAAGTTCAAGTAACAACATCCCTTTCGCAGCTCTTTCATTGAATG ATGAAAGCATGAATGACGAGTTTGATGTCTGGGATGAGGTGGATGTCACGGGCCCAGAAGACTATGTTGTTCAATTTAGCCTTGAAGCTTTGCTTGTAAACGTTTGTTAG